The proteins below come from a single Streptococcus hyointestinalis genomic window:
- the argR gene encoding arginine repressor: MNRKESRQQLIRLVISENTIHTQQELQEKLSDNGVHVTQATLSRDMKELNLVKVNNNGTPHYEILSVSQSHWENRLRLYMEDALVMLQVVQNQIILKTLPGLAQSFGSILDSIEIAEIVGTVCGDDTCLIICEDHEKAKACFDILSQYTPPFFFSDKSE, translated from the coding sequence ATGAATAGAAAAGAATCCCGACAACAACTCATTCGACTTGTTATTAGTGAAAACACCATCCATACCCAACAAGAACTACAAGAAAAGCTCAGTGACAACGGCGTTCATGTGACGCAAGCCACACTTTCTCGTGACATGAAAGAGCTTAATCTGGTTAAAGTCAATAATAACGGCACTCCTCATTATGAGATTTTGAGCGTCTCCCAATCACACTGGGAAAACCGCTTGCGCCTCTACATGGAGGATGCCCTGGTCATGCTGCAAGTCGTTCAAAATCAAATCATCCTAAAAACCCTCCCTGGTCTTGCCCAGTCTTTTGGTTCTATCCTTGATTCTATTGAGATCGCAGAAATTGTAGGGACTGTTTGTGGGGATGATACTTGTCTCATCATCTGCGAAGATCATGAAAAAGCCAAAGCCTGCTTTGACATTCTTTCTCAGTATACCCCGCCCTTCTTTTTCAGTGATAAGAGTGAATAA
- the rpmA gene encoding 50S ribosomal protein L27 has protein sequence MIKLNLSNLQYFAHKKGGGSTSNGRDSESKRLGAKAADGQTVTGGSILYRQRGTHIYPGVNVGRGGDDTLFAKVEGVVRFERKGRDKKQVSVYPIAK, from the coding sequence ATGATTAAACTTAATCTTTCAAACTTACAATACTTCGCCCACAAAAAAGGTGGAGGTTCAACATCTAACGGACGTGACTCTGAAAGCAAACGTCTTGGTGCTAAAGCAGCAGACGGTCAAACTGTAACAGGCGGTTCTATCCTTTACCGTCAACGTGGTACACACATCTACCCAGGTGTAAACGTTGGTCGTGGTGGAGATGACACACTTTTTGCTAAAGTTGAAGGTGTTGTTCGTTTCGAACGTAAAGGACGCGATAAAAAACAAGTTTCAGTTTACCCAATCGCAAAATAA
- a CDS encoding ribosomal-processing cysteine protease Prp, which yields MIQAIFTKDASGWSEMTITGHAGSGEYGFDVICASVSMLALNFANSVEAMTQKMPQVEMVDDGGYLVIQKPHNLTKADDTVWQTLFESVVIGLENLAENESDYVATPVIRQCSTKGKTHD from the coding sequence ATGATTCAAGCAATATTTACAAAGGATGCTTCTGGCTGGTCTGAGATGACTATCACAGGACATGCTGGTAGTGGTGAGTATGGCTTTGATGTGATATGTGCCTCGGTATCTATGTTAGCTCTTAACTTTGCCAACTCTGTAGAAGCAATGACACAGAAGATGCCGCAGGTGGAAATGGTAGACGATGGTGGTTATTTGGTTATTCAAAAACCACATAACCTGACAAAAGCAGATGATACGGTGTGGCAGACGCTTTTTGAATCAGTGGTGATTGGACTTGAAAATCTCGCTGAAAATGAAAGCGACTATGTGGCGACACCTGTCATTCGACAATGTTCAACGAAAGGAAAAACTCATGATTAA
- the rplU gene encoding 50S ribosomal protein L21, producing MSTYAIIKTGGKQVKVEVGQAIYVEKLDVEAGAEVTFDQVVLVGGETTKVGTPIVEGASVVGTVEKQGKQKKVVTYKYKPKKGSHRKQGHRQPYTKVVINAINA from the coding sequence ATGAGCACATACGCAATCATCAAAACTGGTGGTAAACAAGTTAAAGTTGAAGTAGGTCAAGCGATCTACGTTGAAAAACTTGATGTTGAAGCAGGAGCAGAGGTTACATTTGACCAAGTCGTTCTTGTTGGTGGTGAAACAACTAAAGTTGGTACTCCAATCGTTGAGGGTGCTAGCGTTGTTGGTACTGTTGAAAAACAAGGCAAACAAAAGAAAGTTGTTACTTACAAATACAAACCTAAAAAAGGTAGTCACCGTAAACAAGGACATCGTCAACCTTATACAAAAGTTGTTATCAACGCTATCAACGCTTAA
- a CDS encoding IS30 family transposase, with the protein MKNKHLTLSDRNDIQIGIEQLKTFSAIATKLGKDPSTISKEVRRNRVVKENSVTSNCEACPLLKKAPYVCNACPKKRSNCGYQKQFYYAKRAQLDYEAKLSDSRTGVALNKEEFYRMDEIVSSAIKKGQHLNHIIASNELSASRASIYRYLEKGYLSTKPIDFPRVVKFRKRRTRNLQPIPKTAREGRSYEDFQGFLTKNDISYWLEMDTVTGRIGGKVLLTFNLSYCNFIFARLLDNKTANEVAKHLYAIKNDLHQKEMSFCELFPVILTDNGGEFARVDDIEMDVRGESKLFFCDPNRSDQKGRIEKNHTLIRDILPKGTSFDNLTQDDINLVCSHVNSVKRASFNGKSAYELFTFTYGEEVATLLGISKIDPENVIQSPRLLDK; encoded by the coding sequence ATGAAAAACAAACACTTAACTCTCTCTGATCGCAACGATATTCAAATAGGAATCGAACAGCTAAAAACCTTCTCAGCTATCGCTACTAAGCTAGGAAAAGACCCGTCCACAATCTCAAAAGAAGTTCGCAGAAATCGAGTGGTTAAAGAAAATTCTGTGACATCCAATTGTGAGGCCTGCCCTCTACTCAAAAAGGCTCCTTACGTTTGTAATGCCTGTCCGAAAAAGAGAAGCAATTGTGGATACCAGAAACAGTTCTACTACGCAAAAAGAGCTCAGCTGGATTATGAAGCTAAGCTCTCAGATTCGAGAACAGGTGTTGCCCTAAACAAGGAAGAATTCTATCGCATGGACGAGATTGTCTCTTCTGCCATCAAAAAAGGACAACACCTCAACCACATCATCGCCTCAAATGAACTTTCGGCATCCAGAGCTTCTATCTACAGATACCTTGAAAAGGGCTATCTGTCCACAAAGCCTATTGATTTCCCCCGTGTCGTGAAATTCAGAAAGCGGAGAACCAGAAATCTCCAACCCATTCCTAAAACTGCTAGAGAAGGACGGTCTTACGAGGACTTCCAAGGCTTTCTTACTAAGAATGATATCAGCTACTGGCTGGAAATGGACACCGTTACTGGAAGGATTGGAGGAAAGGTACTTCTCACTTTTAACCTCTCCTACTGCAACTTTATTTTCGCTCGGTTACTGGATAATAAAACAGCTAATGAGGTCGCTAAACACCTCTACGCTATCAAGAATGACCTACACCAGAAAGAGATGAGCTTCTGCGAACTATTCCCTGTCATTCTGACCGATAATGGCGGTGAATTCGCTAGAGTAGACGATATCGAAATGGATGTTCGTGGAGAATCTAAACTCTTCTTCTGTGACCCAAATCGTTCTGACCAGAAGGGGAGAATTGAGAAAAATCACACGCTTATCAGAGATATTCTCCCTAAAGGAACTAGCTTCGATAACTTGACACAGGATGACATCAACCTAGTTTGTTCACATGTCAACAGCGTCAAACGAGCTTCTTTCAACGGAAAATCAGCCTATGAACTCTTTACCTTTACCTACGGTGAGGAAGTGGCAACACTTCTCGGTATCTCTAAAATTGACCCTGAAAACGTCATCCAATCACCTCGATTATTAGATAAATAA